Within the uncultured Bacteroides sp. genome, the region GTATATAAAATAAAAGCAATCCAAATCTTATCAATTCTATTTTCATCTTTAAATAAGCTATTTTGATTTCTGGTAAATATTCCTGCTATTATCAGAAAAATTAAATAAAGAAGAGATTCTGTAGGTAAATAACCAAACGGAGCAACAGAATTCACACGTATAGTAAAAAAAACAGTTACTAAAGCTGGTATAGCCTGAGAATAATACAACAACGGAGCGAAAAAAAGGATAGTATACAATATTCTTATAGACATGGGTGGTGATACCATGTCTATATTTACCCATGAAACAAGAATAGCTAATAAGATAATATAATGGCCGATTATTATTTTTACGTCTGGCTTCATTTAATCAAGATTTAAGACCAATTATCCATAATCTTTAAAACATGTCTCTTACCATTTTCTATTCATCATTTTAAGCCACATACAAAACCGATCTTCTATATATATCAAAAAGTATTTTCACTTATTTTTTTACGGGATTTATATATCTTCTCCCAAAACGCTTTAAATCCAAGTTTAATTTGCCAGACATTATATATAAGTACAATGTCTAATTAATCAGATTCAGGAACTGTTATTTAGAGGGAATTATAATTAAAAAAAATCTGAGAAAATAAAAATACTTAATTAAATATGCAAAAGTCATTTTAAAAGATATAATACCTGAATTCCGGATATCTTCATAAATTTCATCTAAAGGCATTTTTGATTTCAATAGCAACAAGAATTTGGCATATAAGAACTCTTCTATAACTTTTTTTTTCAATCTATCGATTTCTTTGCCATTCTCTTTTGAAAGATAAAACATTCTAATTTTGTATGTACTTTCATTAAAGGAGAGTTGCTTATATACATTTTTAGAATGGCTGGCAGAGTTCTCCAATATTCTATAAACCCCTTGAATTTCATTTATAAATTTCACCTTTGAATGTAATGCAAAGTATAACCAAGTAGGATAATCTCCCATTACCCAGCTTAATTTTTCAGGATGTATATCTTTCAAATAATTGGAGTAAATATCTTTTCTATAGCAAGTTGTTAACGAAGGTATTGAGTTAAATAAAATCAGATTTCTAAAAATACAATACTGATCTCCAATTCTTTCCCTTCTGAATTTATTTGTACTTTGTTGAAAACATCTAGCTTTAGAATAAACCAAACCAACGTCTTCATATTTCTCTAACAGATCAACTTGATTCTGTAATTTCAAAGGATCAATCCAATAATCATCCCCTTCACAGAATGCAATGTATTTTCCTTTTGCTCTTGGATATTGGAAAGTTATGGATATAGAAATACCCTTTGAAAATTGATTTTCTGTTTGGTAAATCGGTTTAATAATATCAGGATATTTAACCTCATATTCACGTACAATATCGGCAGTTTGATCAGTTGATGCATCGTCATGAACCAGAACTTCAAAAGAGAAATCTGTTTTTTGCATCAAAAATCCTTCTATACACTGCCTTATATAGGGCTCATGATTGTATGTTTGGCAAAAAATACTAACTAGAAGGCCTGCCATTTTTTATATCTATTATTTGTTACAAAAACAATTCTTTTCACTGCCATATAGTTGATTAACCAGAATCAGTATAATCTTTTGTTTAAAATCATATTCTATACTTTAAATATTACACCATCCCAACACATCTGTCCAACAGGTATTCACTTGTCCTAATTAAAGTCAACTTAATTACATAAAAAAGGTGGTCACTAACATATGTAGCAACTAAATTTATTCAAAACATCTCATTCATAATAAGTCAACAAAAGTTTTAACTTTTAGACTATTTTTATAAGAAAGATAGATAAAAGAAGATATTTATACATCATTTAAAACAAATAGAGCAATGAAAATGTTGCACTAAGTTTCATAATTCAGCCAAAAAGATAAAATGTACAATCCGCTCTAATTTCCATATAAAAAAGACAACAAATAACAACAATGAAAAATGATAGATTCTAGTTATATTTGTTTTTGACATTTATGATTATTCTGTCTTATACTATTCAGGAAAGTCAAATAAAAATCTCCCGCCATCCTTTTAAGAAAGATGGCGGGAGATTTAAAAAACATAACCGGAGTTCAGATAAAACATAACCGGAGATGACCTTTTCTGGAATAGGTTTACAGTTTTAGCAGTTATTACTAAGATCAGTTTAAAATATTTTTCTTATTTCTAAATACCGTTTACGTTATAGTTTTTTGTGGTTATTACTAGAATTAAATTATAATATATTCGTAATCCTGATGATATACATTCCGGGTATAAAAACGAATTATATTACCTATTCTTTTAATGTATAAATATTTATACTCTTATTACACAAGTATATAATTTTACATTTTAGAATCTAAATTTTTACCTTTCTCCACATGATCAAAATTAATCAGGAATTTTTTCACGATATCCACTATCTCGCTTTTAGTAGTATAGGATGAAGAGAACGCAGTGTTTAATGAGCTGAATAGCTCATCAATATCCTTTATTTTACGACGAGAGCCATTCTTTACAACACCTAACGATTGGTATTCTCCCCATAACACTGATTCATCTTTTGTATAAAACTCCTCATATTCTTTTTCACCTGTAGTATCTGAGGTTGAATAAAATACCGGATAATTTATATCATCGTCCTTTCTTTCGGCAGCCATCTTGCGTGCCTCTTCTTCCGAGCCACATTCATAAGCCTTATAGCCTAACTCATCCAGAAAACGGGTAGCTATTTCTGAAAAAGTAAGCATCTGATCCTGTTTCAACTTAGGAAAGAAAATCTCTCCCGAACGTCCCAGCATACAAGCCATCATGCAAATCTGCCCACTTTCTTCAGGAGAAACAAAATAACGACGCACATCCGACGGTGCACTTAAAGGCTGACGTTTCATCACACGGTCAATGAAACCGGCTAAAAGAGAGCCATTCGAAAAAGCCACATTGGCAAAACGAGCAGTAGCAACTGAATATTGCTTCGAATAAGTCATAATCACATCTTCCATAATCTTCTTACTTCCTCCCATGATATTCACCGGATTCGCGGCTTTATCAGTAGAAACACAGAAGAATCTCCGAGGAGGAATCTCTGACAACAATTTTAGGAGTTTACATGCATGAAGCACATTATTCTCTAGCAAAGCCTGAACGGAGAACTCATCTTTCTCACTCCGCACATGCTTATGAGCCGAGAAATTGGCAACAATATCAAAACCTCGTTCACGGCGAAACATCTTCTTAAACACCGGATCGGCATAATTAATCGGATATGTTTTAAATTCCTTTGGCACATAGGTCCCATACGAACTATGCAAGTCTCTTGTAAGCTCAGCTAAGCCATTTTCTGAGATATCCACCACCGTCAGTTTAGCCGGTTTAAATTTCAGCACAGCTCTGATATAAGAAGACCCAATTGTACCAGCACCCCCGATAACCAGAATGCTTCGCCCTTCTATTTCCTCACGAAGTTTTTCTTTATTCGCAATAATATCTTTTAGAAAAAGACTTTCATTACGGAAGGTTATATTCCTCTCAATAAAACGATTAACATCAATCATGACAATCTTTTTTTTCAGTTATACTATAATTTATAAAATCCGGTTTTACCGACAATTCTTTTAAATTTCCATAAAGCGTGACACTTTCTCTGGCAGAAATCATCCATTCTGGTTTTTCAGGTAAATTCTTTAACAATCTATGAGGTAAATTGTTTTCCGGAAAGAGAATCGCCCATGCGGTTAAGAAAACAATCTTAGTGTCCACCCACAGAGATGCATTGTTTTGATACCACATTTCAAGAGCACCTTTGTAAGGAGCTACCTCGTTTATGTAAAACTCAATCGGATTTATACCTGGATTAGAAAGATACTTCTCTTCATCACGGAATATAATAGAACCAATCCCAGTCATCCCCGGCTTTGAATTATAAACCGTTTGCTGTACCTGTTCCGGATACTTATAAAAATCAACTTCCATGAGTGGACGAGGACCCACCAGACTCATTGTTCCGTTGAGAACATTAAAAATCTGAGGCAATTCATTAATCTTTGTTTTTCTAAGAATACGACCAAAAGGCAATACTCTTGGATCATTTCGTAGAGTAATACTCCCCGTGCCCAAATTAGTGGAGTTACTTACCATTGTTATAAATTTAAAGATATTAAAACGTTTGTTTTTATATCCAACCCTTTTTTGCAAATACCATATTTCATGCTCTCCAGTAGAAGTAAGTACTACAATACAAATAATAAAAACCGGGGATATGATTAATAGCGCAATCGCTGACAAAAGGATGTCAATTATCCGTTTTACAAGTTTATACATATGATTTAGGTATTAAAGTTAACAATCTATTTATAAAATGTACAACAACATACTAGTATAAAAGTTCAGTTTAATTTCCTGAAATTGTTTTATAGGCAGCAACTACCGTATCTACCACAAAATGCAGTTTTTCTTCTGTAAGCCCATTATAGACAGGTAATGAAATTTCGTTTTTATATAAATCATATGTAACAGGATAATCTGCCATTTTATATCCTTTATTTTTAAACAGCGTAAGCATTGGCATCGGGATGTAATGTACATTCACCCCAACTTCCTTTTCACTAATAACCCTGATCATTTCATCTCTTTGCTCTTCGGAGATATCACTAATTCTTAGCAAGAACAGATGATAGGAACTTTCAGTCGAGCCCTCCTTAAAAGGTGGAATAATAGCCCAATTATAGCTAGAAAGAGCATCTACATAATAATTATATATTTTTTTTCTATCCGGCAATAATTCGTTTTTATATTTTCTTATCTGTGCCAAACCTACTGTAGCACACAAGTCAGGCATATTTATTTTTAATCCCTGATCAATTATATCATATTTCCATCCACCAATCTGGTTCTTTTCAAATGCACTTTTATTCTGCCCATTCAAAGATAGTACTCTTAGAAAAGCCAACTCTTTTGCATTATCAAAAGGTTCCGGTAAGTTGACAACAATCCCTCCTCCTTCACCTGTAGTAATGTTTTTCACAGAATGGAAAGAAAACACGGTCACATCGGATACCAACCCACAGGGAACACCTTTATAAGTAGCACCCAAAGAATGAGCAGAATCAGAAAGAATCAGAATACGTCCTAACATTTCTTGTTTCTCATTATCAGATATAAAAAGTTCTTTTATTTCGGGTGCATTTACCACTTCTTTTATAGCATCATAATCGCAAGGATAACCTCCAA harbors:
- a CDS encoding glycosyltransferase, which encodes MAGLLVSIFCQTYNHEPYIRQCIEGFLMQKTDFSFEVLVHDDASTDQTADIVREYEVKYPDIIKPIYQTENQFSKGISISITFQYPRAKGKYIAFCEGDDYWIDPLKLQNQVDLLEKYEDVGLVYSKARCFQQSTNKFRRERIGDQYCIFRNLILFNSIPSLTTCYRKDIYSNYLKDIHPEKLSWVMGDYPTWLYFALHSKVKFINEIQGVYRILENSASHSKNVYKQLSFNESTYKIRMFYLSKENGKEIDRLKKKVIEEFLYAKFLLLLKSKMPLDEIYEDIRNSGIISFKMTFAYLIKYFYFLRFFLIIIPSK
- a CDS encoding polysaccharide biosynthesis protein, with protein sequence MIDVNRFIERNITFRNESLFLKDIIANKEKLREEIEGRSILVIGGAGTIGSSYIRAVLKFKPAKLTVVDISENGLAELTRDLHSSYGTYVPKEFKTYPINYADPVFKKMFRRERGFDIVANFSAHKHVRSEKDEFSVQALLENNVLHACKLLKLLSEIPPRRFFCVSTDKAANPVNIMGGSKKIMEDVIMTYSKQYSVATARFANVAFSNGSLLAGFIDRVMKRQPLSAPSDVRRYFVSPEESGQICMMACMLGRSGEIFFPKLKQDQMLTFSEIATRFLDELGYKAYECGSEEEARKMAAERKDDDINYPVFYSTSDTTGEKEYEEFYTKDESVLWGEYQSLGVVKNGSRRKIKDIDELFSSLNTAFSSSYTTKSEIVDIVKKFLINFDHVEKGKNLDSKM
- a CDS encoding sugar transferase; its protein translation is MYKLVKRIIDILLSAIALLIISPVFIICIVVLTSTGEHEIWYLQKRVGYKNKRFNIFKFITMVSNSTNLGTGSITLRNDPRVLPFGRILRKTKINELPQIFNVLNGTMSLVGPRPLMEVDFYKYPEQVQQTVYNSKPGMTGIGSIIFRDEEKYLSNPGINPIEFYINEVAPYKGALEMWYQNNASLWVDTKIVFLTAWAILFPENNLPHRLLKNLPEKPEWMISARESVTLYGNLKELSVKPDFINYSITEKKDCHD
- a CDS encoding DegT/DnrJ/EryC1/StrS family aminotransferase — protein: MKIPFSLPVIDADVIAEMHDTLTNTGWLTSGPKVQALEKELELFIGGGNALCVNSWTSGAMLVLRWFGVGPGDEVIIPSYTYSATALCVMNLGATPVMVDVKEDLTIDANKMRMAVTSKTKAVIPVDLGGYPCDYDAIKEVVNAPEIKELFISDNEKQEMLGRILILSDSAHSLGATYKGVPCGLVSDVTVFSFHSVKNITTGEGGGIVVNLPEPFDNAKELAFLRVLSLNGQNKSAFEKNQIGGWKYDIIDQGLKINMPDLCATVGLAQIRKYKNELLPDRKKIYNYYVDALSSYNWAIIPPFKEGSTESSYHLFLLRISDISEEQRDEMIRVISEKEVGVNVHYIPMPMLTLFKNKGYKMADYPVTYDLYKNEISLPVYNGLTEEKLHFVVDTVVAAYKTISGN